The genome window GCAGTTTCTAATAATTCCACCCATGCCGGTGCTCCTCCTAAAAGCACAGTATGAAAGCGGGATAACCATTCGGTTGTTTCTGTATTTTGCAGTAGCCGGTGTAGTTGGGTTGGCACTAAAGAAATGAAAAAATCAGAAGTATCTATCTGACATTTTTCTCCGAATTCTACTTCTTTAAACGGTTGAATGACTAATTTTCCGCCGGTTGTGAATGAACGCAAAAATTGCATTAACCCGCTGACATGGTAAAGCGGCAAAACGCAGAAAAAATTAACTGAAACTTGTTGAAAATACTGCTTGAAACCGGCAACTGATGCCATCAAAGTTTCCCAGGTATGGGTAGCAAAGCGAATCTGTCCCGATGAACCGCCGGTGGGAATCATGATGGAGGAAGGAGGAGAGACAGAGGAAGAAGGAAGTAATGGTTGTGTGTTACCGGCATCTGATAGCTCATAACTTTCTCCTAAAATTAAATCGGGTTGCGTCAAATCGAGAACTTGTTGCCATTCTTCTTTAACCCAGTGAGGATTGCCTAGAAAAATAGGGCAGCCGGCACTAATTGCAGCAATAAAACTGGCAAGAAATCGCACTGGATATCGTTCTGCTAATAAAACCTTAGGCGGCGCTTCACGATTTGTGTGCTTTGTTAAATATTCATATATTTGTTTGCATAGTTGGGTAAACTGATAACTATCATACCCAACTAGCCAATCCTCATCGGCTCGTTTTT of Microcoleus sp. FACHB-68 contains these proteins:
- a CDS encoding 2-succinylbenzoate--CoA ligase, coding for MEQPLEFLKKRADEDWLVGYDSYQFTQLCKQIYEYLTKHTNREAPPKVLLAERYPVRFLASFIAAISAGCPIFLGNPHWVKEEWQQVLDLTQPDLILGESYELSDAGNTQPLLPSSSVSPPSSIMIPTGGSSGQIRFATHTWETLMASVAGFKQYFQQVSVNFFCVLPLYHVSGLMQFLRSFTTGGKLVIQPFKEVEFGEKCQIDTSDFFISLVPTQLHRLLQNTETTEWLSRFHTVLLGGAPAWVELLETARYHRIRLAPTYGMTETASQIATLKPADFLAGENSCGQVLPHAKITIHNTAGEILGTNQTGIIRIQADSLALGYYPESFVNGQYFQADDLGFLDERGNINIVGRNSQKIITGGENVYPSEVEAAIQSTHLVSDVCVIGLSDSHWGQVVTAFYVPRHPEVSTTVLQAAIEDKLSKFKRPKYWMPVEKLPRNSQGKVNFAQLQKLFNAQLS